Proteins from a single region of Verrucosispora sp. NA02020:
- a CDS encoding YkvA family protein, with protein sequence MAKTLKRGAAFVALARALTAGARGGPSIGARVGALPRMIGATARGQYDGGLRLAMMTAATAYIVSPIDAVPEMFLTVFGLIDDAVMVTWLAGAVLAETERFLEWEARGGSVIPGHVVP encoded by the coding sequence ATGGCTAAGACGTTGAAACGGGGTGCGGCGTTCGTCGCCCTGGCCCGGGCGCTGACGGCCGGTGCCCGGGGCGGTCCGTCGATCGGCGCACGGGTCGGGGCGCTGCCCAGGATGATCGGGGCCACCGCCCGCGGACAGTACGACGGCGGCCTGCGGCTGGCGATGATGACGGCGGCCACGGCCTACATCGTCTCGCCGATCGACGCCGTGCCGGAGATGTTCCTGACGGTGTTCGGGCTGATCGACGACGCGGTGATGGTGACCTGGTTGGCCGGTGCCGTGCTGGCCGAGACCGAGCGTTTCCTGGAGTGGGAGGCGCGGGGCGGCTCCGTGATCCCGGGGCACGTGGTGCCCTGA
- a CDS encoding SGNH/GDSL hydrolase family protein yields the protein MTGRSPGARVARTAAVSLLASTLGGAAVLAGQAVAARNRRYAQPELGLALRATVGRSDAPVLRLVLLGDSSALGVGVDRLGDTIGGQLAELLAEGPAGRQVQLSSVGVSGSRSTDLATQVARALLGERPDVAVILVGANDVTSMRRPADAAAYLGAAVHRLRQAGVEVVVGTCPDLGAVRAIAPPLRQVVGLVGRWVARAQTGAVLDAGGTVVDLGTETGPVFRADAGTFCHDGYHPSADGYRVWAHALLPAVVAAAAVTPRR from the coding sequence ATGACCGGGCGGTCGCCCGGCGCTCGGGTCGCCCGCACGGCCGCCGTCTCCCTGCTCGCCAGCACGCTCGGCGGTGCCGCCGTCCTGGCCGGTCAGGCCGTGGCGGCACGCAACCGCCGGTACGCCCAGCCGGAGCTGGGGCTGGCGCTGCGGGCCACGGTCGGTCGCAGCGACGCGCCGGTGCTGCGTCTGGTGCTGCTCGGCGACTCCTCGGCGCTCGGCGTCGGGGTCGACCGTCTGGGCGACACCATCGGCGGTCAACTGGCCGAGCTGCTCGCCGAGGGACCCGCCGGGCGGCAGGTGCAGCTGTCCAGCGTCGGCGTCTCCGGTTCCCGCTCGACCGACCTGGCCACCCAGGTGGCGCGGGCACTGCTCGGCGAGCGGCCGGACGTCGCGGTCATCCTGGTCGGCGCGAACGACGTGACCAGCATGCGCCGCCCGGCCGACGCCGCTGCCTACCTCGGTGCCGCCGTGCACCGGCTGCGCCAGGCGGGCGTCGAGGTCGTCGTCGGCACCTGCCCGGACCTGGGGGCGGTCCGCGCGATCGCCCCGCCCCTGCGTCAGGTCGTCGGCCTGGTGGGGCGCTGGGTGGCGCGGGCGCAGACCGGCGCGGTCCTGGACGCCGGTGGCACGGTCGTCGACCTGGGCACCGAGACCGGTCCGGTGTTCCGGGCCGACGCGGGCACGTTCTGCCACGACGGCTACCACCCCTCCGCCGACGGCTACCGGGTCTGGGCGCACGCCCTGCTGCCGGCCGTGGTCGCCGCAGCGGCGGTCACGCCTCGTCGCTGA
- a CDS encoding SGNH/GDSL hydrolase family protein: MGVVDSVVSDRPRWQHARRVALAAAIGTGATVAAAAATTGVLFGQARQARRTIPMAEAPPPRCDGVYGAKFPGTPITVVVLGDSSAAGYGVHRRRETPGALLATGLSRRLRRPVRLHRFAVVGAISAGLRFQVEAAVDCDPDVAVILIGANDVTNRTPPALAIRHLAEGVRALRAAGAEVVVGTCPDLGAIRPIQPPLRWLARRWSRQLAAAQTVAVVSAGGWTVSLGDLLGPRFDAEPGRMFAWDRFHPSAEGYAAAAAALLPTVVSALGQGAERGPSRMRPEGVRSLPRAAQEAAQHPGTEVSGTQVRGSESGPAGRWAQLRRRGFFGGGTTPQPTSAIDSPAVEGLR; this comes from the coding sequence ATGGGGGTGGTTGATTCCGTCGTCTCGGATCGTCCGCGCTGGCAGCACGCGCGGCGGGTGGCCCTTGCCGCCGCGATCGGCACGGGTGCCACGGTGGCCGCCGCGGCGGCCACCACCGGGGTGCTGTTCGGCCAGGCCCGGCAGGCCCGACGGACCATCCCGATGGCCGAGGCACCACCGCCGCGCTGCGACGGGGTCTACGGTGCGAAGTTCCCGGGTACGCCGATCACCGTGGTCGTGCTCGGCGACTCCTCGGCCGCCGGCTACGGCGTGCACCGCCGCCGCGAGACGCCTGGTGCCCTGTTGGCGACCGGTCTGTCCCGGCGGCTGCGACGGCCGGTCCGGCTGCACCGCTTCGCCGTGGTCGGCGCCATCTCGGCGGGCCTGCGCTTCCAGGTCGAGGCGGCCGTGGACTGCGATCCCGACGTCGCGGTCATCCTGATCGGCGCCAACGACGTGACCAACCGGACGCCACCCGCCCTGGCCATCCGCCATCTCGCCGAGGGGGTTCGCGCGTTGCGGGCGGCCGGGGCCGAGGTCGTCGTCGGCACCTGTCCCGACCTGGGGGCGATCCGGCCGATCCAGCCGCCGCTGCGCTGGCTGGCCCGTCGGTGGAGTCGGCAGCTCGCCGCCGCCCAGACCGTCGCCGTCGTGTCGGCGGGCGGTTGGACGGTCTCCCTCGGTGACCTGCTCGGTCCCCGGTTCGACGCCGAGCCGGGACGGATGTTCGCCTGGGACCGGTTCCATCCGTCCGCCGAGGGTTATGCGGCAGCCGCCGCCGCCCTGTTGCCCACGGTGGTCTCCGCGCTCGGGCAGGGAGCCGAACGCGGGCCTTCGCGCATGCGCCCGGAAGGCGTACGGTCATTGCCGAGGGCCGCTCAGGAAGCGGCCCAGCACCCGGGGACGGAGGTCAGCGGAACGCAGGTCCGTGGCAGCGAGAGCGGGCCGGCCGGCCGGTGGGCACAGCTTCGCCGCCGGGGTTTCTTCGGGGGCGGCACGACGCCACAGCCGACCTCCGCGATCGACTCACCCGCAGTGGAGGGACTCAGATGA